ATTCGAACCTGTAAGTGTGTGCCCCCCCCCCATCCGCCTCCGCCCGGAAGAGCTGCTTCCCAGTGTGCATAACCTGCGCCTCATAGCTGACCCGCGAAGGCCGAAGAAGTTGGACGTCTCCATCGAGGACATCAAATAGTGCAAAAAGAAGTGGCTTTGGCCCTGGTGTGACCACAACCTGCTCAGGTTTCACTTCGGATCCCAGACGATGGGACTCAAAGTGTGTAATGGACTGCGATGCATGTGAGATCAAGCCTTTGATAAATTCTCTTAACTATACTAGCAGAGCGACAGGTAGGTAGCTGATAGTCACTAGCGGCCCGGTGAACTACGGTAACCTCCTTTTGGATGGGAAAGTCGCTTTACTAAATCCTAGATGGATAATCTCATGACCCTGGGCTAAACGGTGTTGAATAAGCTCGCTGATCTCCAACGTCGGGAAGTTGGCTGGCTAAGGGGGTGAGCAGAGGTTATTACCGATAAGGAGATACTACTATGCTGTGGCACTTAATTTATCTCAAGTTCTTCCGTTCTTGTAATTGCAAGGCTGACTCTGCCGGGATGAATCCTTCGGCGGTCAGACAACAATATCTGCCGGTATCCGGATACGGAGTCCGGAGGCTAAGGGAGGCCCGGCCGGAGGCTAAGAATCCACGCTCCTAAAATTTGGGGCCAAAAGTCTGCGAACAGATAACAGTGCGCCACATAAAACCCACTAATTtgtataatataaaaagataacTAAGAAAAgattcttatataaataaaataaataaaaaatcttttcttataaataaatactaaatCTAACTTTCtgcttatttactttttttttatatatagtataattAAGCCTAgataaattattaaagataaaaaagtatatttTTTTAGTGCGAAAATGCCCTAAAAGAGTTCCGTCGCACTGTATTAAGCCCCCCTATAAGTCACTAAAGTCCTCTATATTTCCCACTATATTATAGAGCCTTAAAATGTATATTATTTCCTCTATTTTCTTACCTTTATATcttatctaataataataataaaattattttaaaactactataagtattttaagctatttatataatatatattataattttaatattcCAACTAATTTATTGAGGCTTTTATCATGGTTTTAAAATGTTAAAAAATAGTGATTTAAGGTGATGCACTGCAGGTTGTTCGTAGACTTTTGGCCCTTAATTTTAATTGGCTTGCTCGGAAGCTCTTCACGCTGATTGGCCAACCTTGCACCGAGTGAGTAACCATGTCCTGGTGATCTCGTGTGGAGCGGGAAGTATATCTATCGCGGTCCGCCGTGTCAAGGTCTGCAATTCCTCAGCTCGTCACCTCCCCTCAAACACATTCCCCTCAATTCATTTTATCCTTATACATTTACCTTCAAGTTCAAGACCAACACTCAATCACCGTCATGTCCGAAGACATCGAAACCAGCTTTCAAACCGCCATTGATTCCGGCAAGATCAACGGCGCTGTTCTCTATGCCACCGACGCCAATGGCGACTTTGTGTATAACAACGCCATGGGCCAGCGCACTGTATTATCCGGAGAGAAACGCCCCCAGGAACTCGACGATGTCTTGTTTCTAGCCTCAGCAACCAAGTTGATTGCTACGATCGCTGCCCTCCAGTGCGTCGAGGATGGTCTCCTGTCTCTCACGGGAGATCTGTCAGCCATCGCACATGAGCTGGCTGAGAAACAAGTTCTCACAGGCTTCTCCGAAGAGGGAGAACCCATCTTGGAACCAGCCGCTGGCCCCGTTACTCTCGAAATGCTGCTCACACACAGCGCTGGTACTGCCTACGATTTCCTGCATCCTCTTATCGGAAAGTGGCGTGAGAAGTTCTCACCTCCTGAGCCCGGCCGAAAGAAAACTGTCGAAGAGCTCTTCGTCTACCCCCTTGCACATCAaccaggaggaggctggatGTACGGGCctgggctggactgggcAGGCCGCATTGTGGAACGAGTAATGAAGCGCACTCTTTCTGAGCACGTCAACGAACGCATCCTGGCTCCCCTTGGATTGAAGAAAGACGCTCAGTTTTTTCCGGCTACCAGAGAAGACTTGCGCGATCGCCTTGTCGATTTGAACCCTGACGATCCGGAGGGTCTTGGCCGTGCCGTTCTTGGTGGCGGTGGAGAGATGAATCTTCGAGGCAAGGGAGATTTCGGAGGTCACGGCATGTTCATTCCTGGCAACTACTACATCCAAATTCTTCAATCTTTGCTTGCCAACGACGGAAAGATTCTCAAACCCGCCACAGTTGACGACATGTTCCAGCATCATCTCTCTCCCGAATCAACTGCTGGCCACCAGGCTGCACTGGCGGGCCCTGCAGGTATCTTCTTCCGTTGTGGCGTTGACCCAGAGACGAAAATGGGCTACGGGCTCGGAGGTCTCTTGACTctggaggatgttgatggatggtACGGTGCTCATACACTTACCTGGGGAGGAGGTCTTACCCTTACTTGGTTCATCGATCGAAAGAATGATCTATGTGGCGTTGGTGCTATTCAGGCTGCCTTGGCTGGAGGAGTGGATGGGAAGTTGGTGTCTGATCTTAAGCAAGTGTTCCGCAAGGATATTTATCGCAAGCGCGCCACATGGAAGGGAAAGCAGTAGATGGGAAACACGAGCATGCCATAATGAACAGCGTTGAGTTGTAGATATTTCAACCCTAAGATGACATGAAGTTATTTAACTTGAGCAATTAACATTGACTCCTACAGACGGTGCTGCTTCTTTTGGGCGAGAGCCAGAATGGCATTGCCAGCCGTTAGATCTGTAAGGCTCACGCCAATGCTCTTGTACACTACAAAACCCTCCGAGATGAAGCGGGTTGTATCCTCAACATGTGTGTCGTTCAGAGGCTGAACCTTTCCCTTCCTAAGAGCAACGATGTGGCCGAGCTCGACCATGTCATCGGCATCAATCTTGCTTTGGACGACCTCTCCCGAGTTCTCTAGGGCATAATCGCGGTCATCGACAAGAACAACCCCCTTGGCTTCCCCGCTCACAGGGTTATACCCGCTGTTGGTGGAGATAGCGTGGTGCAGCAGGCCGGGATCCAACTCGATCATGTCGGACTGCCAGGAACCTATGGCGGAGATGAGTGGCAGGCGGCCGTCATTCCTCTGCTGAGTTAGATAACGAGCAGGGAATAAAGGCTTCCTAGAGGGGGTGGTGCAGAAGATACAGTCAATGTCGGACAGGCGAGTCTCGATCTGTTGCTGAAAGTCTGTAgaagtggtgttgatgaagtgGAAGGAGCAGCTAGACTTCCAACGAGCCTCGTTCTCTTTGGAGATCTGGATGATGAGGTCATCAACCTGGTCCTTAACTGGATTGACGTAGGTGATAGTCTTGACCTCGGATCCCCTCAGGGTCAAGATGAGACGGGTATGCCATAGAGCCTGCATCCCACCACCAAAGATGACAATGTTGTCGACGTGTTTCCTCCAAGAGAAGGGCACCATGACATTTATCGATGTTCGATAGCCGGTTACTTCCTCAGCACCGAGAACGCCGGTCATGTTGCCTTGTGCATCTGCTATGACAATGATACCATGTAGGGGATCCTTGGTACCATCAGGCCTAGGGGCAGGCTCGACAACGAACTTGACGCCGACGCTAGAGTCCGAAGTGAAGGGTCGGAAGAGAGTTCGTTGCCCATTTGGACGAGATGTGGCGCTGGGACTGGGTTGATACAGGCGTTCGTCACCGACAGAGAAGTCTTCAAAGGTTTGCTCGATGATGTTTTGAAAAGTAATCACCTCATCTttggtgaggttgatgagcaTGTCGTAAATGACATCGTTGCTGAGGACCTGAACGTTTTCCATCTTGTGTGTTTGAAGGGCGCGAGAGGATGTTAAGAATGGTCTAGAGGAGAAGACAGACACGCCTGCACGTCTTGTAACAGGCAGGGAGCGCGAAAAGAATCGGGATAGAAACACAGACGTCCTCATCTAGAGCAGGAGAAGAGTGATAACTCTTATATTGGCATGGAGCTAGATATTAATGGGCCGAACGGAGAGCATAGCACATAGGCATGTAGCATATTCCTCATGGATAAAAGGTCAAGAGTTAGCTTAACCGCTTCAAATCCCTGTTCGGGGTGGTCAATTGTTCTTGCCCCATCTTGATGCGCCTTGTCCCATAGTTAGTAGTCACCTGTGTAAAAAAGGGGTTAGTCTAAGCGCCATGTCGGCGGGCTCcccgcatcgccatcaccgcaCACGCGGGGGAAAGTCTATGGACCATGCTGCCCAGTCGTCGGTATATGGTACTTACCTAAGATACGGTGGTAGCTTCTCTAACGGCCCACGCGGCAACGCTATTCCTTGCCTCTTCTTTCCCAAGACTTATTATGACCTCCTTGGTTAAGCCGCAAGAGGCCGGGATATCCACAACAAGCAGGATGATGACCACGCAATGAAGCGGAGCCACTCTCAAGTCACTCTTGTGCTGTTCCGTTCCCCCGTCGATGTGAAAGTAAGACACTTGCGGTTAATCGGGAGACTAGACATTGTACAAAGCACAGAGGTCACTGTtttagcattgggatatgatgctgtGTTGTgtatgatgtgttgatattGTGATCTTTGTGATAtttgaagcccggccctttATGGGATAACTGAGGCATTAGATACTGTAGTAACAAAGCATGGGTGATCCTACTGACACGCGGTTAAAGTGCTCCGAATACCCGGACTTCGTGTAGCCCCCGCTAACACACCACAGCCCCGACACGATAAAACGGCCCCCCGCCTCCACGGGACCTATCGGTGCTGAGGTCACATTTTCGCTCCCactctcgacaacctcatATTCAGGCTTTCGACTCTGCATTATGGACCTTCAAGAACTCAAAGCCCACACCGAGAAGCTATGACGCGTAGCTCGCGTTGCGTATGAGCATCGAGTTCCATTTGGACATGTTCGCTCAGAACGCCATCGTAACGCCCTGGATCGCGCCATCAAGAATGTCTTGTCTACCGAGCTCGCGCAGTTCATGTATGCCCAAATCATGGATGGGCTTCCCACAGGCGACGTTGGTTTTGACCGTAGATACCCCAGCGTGTTTGGCGAGCATCCCATAGACTTAGATCATGAGGAGCTATGCCCTGGTGCCATGGAGAGAGCCCATGAGTATTACAAACAATGGAATCGTAAGATCCTGATGTTTGATCCGAGAGTATGCTTTGTAACAGGTACTG
This Fusarium keratoplasticum isolate Fu6.1 chromosome 6, whole genome shotgun sequence DNA region includes the following protein-coding sequences:
- a CDS encoding Beta-lactamase domain-containing protein, which codes for MSEDIETSFQTAIDSGKINGAVLYATDANGDFVYNNAMGQRTVLSGEKRPQELDDVLFLASATKLIATIAALQCVEDGLLSLTGDLSAIAHELAEKQVLTGFSEEGEPILEPAAGPVTLEMLLTHSAGTAYDFLHPLIGKWREKFSPPEPGRKKTVEELFVYPLAHQPGGGWMYGPGLDWAGRIVERVMKRTLSEHVNERILAPLGLKKDAQFFPATREDLRDRLVDLNPDDPEGLGRAVLGGGGEMNLRGKGDFGGHGMFIPGNYYIQILQSLLANDGKILKPATVDDMFQHHLSPESTAGHQAALAGPAGIFFRCGVDPETKMGYGLGGLLTLEDVDGWYGAHTLTWGGGLTLTWFIDRKNDLCGVGAIQAALAGGVDGKLVSDLKQVFRKDIYRKRATWKGKQ